A genome region from Lactobacillus sp. ESL0791 includes the following:
- the murC gene encoding UDP-N-acetylmuramate--L-alanine ligase, which translates to MLDKKKQIWFIGIKGTGMASLALLLHDLGFNVAGSDITEYTFTQVPLEKAEIEVKPFAADNIKAAGQVVVKGNAFKEDNVEVKACKEQGVEWQSYPDTVEEVVQMHTSIGISGTHGKTSTTGLLAHVLGEAAPTSYLIGDGEGKGVQNSRFFVYEADEYRRHFLAYHPDYQIMTNIDFDHPDYFKDQADYTSAFQTAAEQTKKGLFVWGGNKRLQNLKVTVPKYTYGFAADNDFQAVAIERKTTGSAFDVLAHGKNIGRFAIRLFGDHNILNALAVIAVAYTEQIPVEDIRKGLLTYHGAKRRFSEKDFGDINIIDDYAHHPTEMRATIQAARQKFPNKRLVVVFQPHTFSRTKKYAADFEEILRGVDKAYVTPIYASTREQSGDISSEDLIAQIPGAEVIDLENIADLTQNKDSVIIFMGAGDIPKYEDAFEKLLQG; encoded by the coding sequence ATGTTAGATAAGAAAAAACAGATTTGGTTTATTGGGATTAAGGGAACAGGTATGGCCTCTTTGGCACTGTTGCTGCATGACCTAGGCTTTAACGTTGCGGGCAGCGACATCACCGAATACACTTTTACACAGGTGCCGTTGGAAAAAGCGGAAATTGAAGTTAAGCCGTTTGCTGCGGATAATATCAAGGCTGCGGGCCAAGTCGTTGTTAAGGGTAATGCCTTTAAGGAAGATAATGTTGAGGTCAAAGCCTGCAAGGAGCAGGGAGTTGAATGGCAGAGCTACCCCGACACGGTTGAGGAAGTGGTGCAGATGCACACCAGCATTGGCATTTCCGGTACACACGGTAAAACTTCGACAACTGGTCTTCTGGCTCATGTCTTGGGCGAGGCTGCGCCGACTTCTTACCTTATCGGTGACGGTGAGGGCAAGGGCGTGCAAAATTCACGCTTTTTCGTTTATGAGGCCGATGAATACCGCCGCCACTTCTTGGCCTACCACCCGGATTACCAAATAATGACCAATATTGATTTTGACCATCCGGATTACTTCAAGGACCAGGCTGATTATACTTCTGCTTTTCAAACCGCGGCCGAGCAAACGAAAAAGGGTCTGTTTGTCTGGGGCGGCAATAAACGCCTGCAGAATCTTAAGGTCACGGTTCCGAAATATACCTATGGCTTTGCTGCTGACAATGATTTTCAGGCGGTGGCGATTGAGCGCAAGACTACCGGTTCGGCATTTGATGTCCTGGCTCATGGTAAAAACATTGGCCGTTTTGCCATTCGTTTATTTGGTGATCATAACATTTTGAATGCCTTGGCCGTAATTGCGGTTGCTTATACCGAACAGATTCCGGTGGAAGACATTCGCAAAGGTCTGCTTACTTATCACGGAGCTAAACGGCGCTTTTCCGAAAAGGACTTCGGTGATATTAATATCATTGACGATTATGCTCACCACCCAACAGAAATGCGGGCAACGATTCAGGCAGCACGGCAGAAGTTTCCGAATAAGCGCTTGGTCGTGGTCTTTCAGCCGCACACATTCTCCCGTACGAAAAAATATGCGGCTGACTTTGAAGAAATTTTACGCGGAGTGGACAAGGCCTATGTTACACCAATTTATGCGTCAACTCGTGAACAGAGCGGTGACATTTCAAGTGAAGATTTGATTGCGCAAATCCCAGGTGCTGAGGTAATTGATTTGGAAAATATTGCCGACTTGACGCAAAATAAGGACAGCGTGATTATTTTCATGGGCG
- a CDS encoding SHOCT domain-containing protein gives MARKTEKSNKNENKNRANVATKKRKKKSHKPWYKRFWVWLLIITIFQIYLFDTSTNIFIKIIVSLCAVFGIWGICRSDKKNNATCALCGQSLKHSEHYLKFKKSAYICEDCLAKYNFTISPSNAHTWAAHHTIADFKNYLDQDKDFSDIKSEIERQNQKTKDTNKDKGDIVVSTKKHNKKPHKPWYKRFWVWLLIGIVFLIYLSDKSTNIFLKIIISLCSVFGIWVAYTSSKEDNERIEKKNRAFCVFCCQSLKHSEHYLIFKDSVYVCESCMAKYNFTKSTDDAQIWAANHTIADFNEYLDQGKDFTDIELEMEQQRQIQKAKEEKEKQQIEDFKKNSVRYSHYYFNIAARKIYIRKTFLEDARFVDASEIVSYDLNEKDHVKNKHHVFTRAIVGALIAGTPGAIIAGVTGGKEKGYLDHFGLVITLIDGSKFEIKFLTIPTEMTESLMDSLISKAKAVASIIDNWKAQEEEENNQNIAIDDVIPEEIRKYKQLADDNIITQEEFEAKKKELLNL, from the coding sequence ATGGCTAGAAAAACAGAAAAAAGCAATAAAAATGAGAATAAAAACAGAGCCAATGTAGCGACAAAAAAACGTAAAAAAAAGTCGCACAAGCCTTGGTATAAACGCTTTTGGGTATGGCTACTTATTATAACAATTTTTCAGATTTATTTGTTTGATACATCAACTAATATTTTCATAAAAATTATTGTCTCACTCTGTGCAGTTTTTGGGATATGGGGAATTTGTCGATCAGATAAAAAGAATAACGCAACATGTGCTCTTTGCGGTCAAAGCCTCAAGCACAGTGAACATTACTTAAAGTTTAAAAAGTCGGCTTACATTTGTGAAGATTGTCTGGCTAAATATAATTTTACGATATCACCTAGCAATGCTCACACTTGGGCCGCTCATCACACAATTGCTGACTTTAAAAACTATCTTGATCAAGATAAAGATTTTTCTGATATTAAATCAGAAATAGAGCGGCAAAACCAAAAAACTAAAGATACTAATAAGGACAAAGGCGACATCGTTGTATCAACAAAAAAGCATAATAAAAAACCGCATAAGCCTTGGTATAAACGCTTTTGGGTATGGCTGCTCATCGGCATAGTTTTTCTGATTTATTTGTCTGATAAATCAACTAATATCTTCCTAAAAATCATCATTTCACTCTGTTCGGTTTTTGGTATTTGGGTAGCTTATACATCATCCAAAGAAGATAATGAGCGGATAGAGAAAAAGAATAGGGCATTTTGTGTATTTTGTTGTCAAAGCCTCAAGCACAGCGAACATTACTTAATATTTAAAGATTCGGTTTATGTTTGCGAAAGTTGTATGGCCAAATATAATTTTACTAAATCAACCGATGATGCCCAAATTTGGGCTGCTAACCATACAATTGCTGACTTCAACGAATATCTGGATCAAGGCAAAGATTTCACTGATATTGAGCTAGAAATGGAACAGCAAAGACAAATCCAAAAAGCTAAAGAAGAGAAAGAAAAGCAGCAAATAGAAGATTTTAAAAAGAACTCTGTTAGATATTCTCACTATTACTTTAATATTGCTGCAAGAAAGATTTATATTCGTAAAACATTTTTAGAAGATGCCCGCTTCGTTGATGCTAGTGAGATTGTCTCGTATGACTTAAACGAAAAGGACCACGTTAAAAACAAGCACCATGTATTTACCCGCGCGATTGTTGGTGCACTAATTGCCGGCACACCCGGTGCGATTATTGCTGGCGTGACCGGGGGAAAAGAAAAGGGATACCTTGATCATTTTGGCTTAGTTATTACTTTGATTGATGGCAGCAAGTTTGAGATTAAGTTTTTAACTATTCCAACCGAAATGACCGAATCCCTTATGGATTCTCTTATCTCAAAAGCAAAAGCCGTAGCTTCAATTATTGATAACTGGAAAGCTCAAGAAGAAGAGGAAAATAATCAAAATATCGCTATAGATGATGTCATCCCGGAAGAAATACGGAAATATAAGCAATTGGCAGATGACAATATTATTACCCAAGAAGAATTTGAGGCCAAAAAGAAGGAATTGCTGAATCTTTAA
- a CDS encoding Txe/YoeB family addiction module toxin, which yields MIKAWTDAAWSDYMYWHNQNDKATIKRINRLIENTDRHPFEGIGKPEPLKYELTNVWARRITQEHRLLYQIDDNTIYILAAKDHY from the coding sequence ATGATTAAAGCATGGACTGATGCCGCTTGGTCGGATTATATGTATTGGCATAATCAAAATGATAAAGCGACAATTAAACGAATCAATCGCTTAATAGAAAATACCGACCGTCATCCGTTTGAGGGAATAGGAAAACCAGAACCTTTAAAATATGAATTAACTAATGTGTGGGCGAGAAGGATAACGCAAGAACATCGTTTGCTTTATCAAATAGATGACAATACAATTTATATTTTAGCTGCAAAGGATCATTATTGA
- a CDS encoding type II toxin-antitoxin system Phd/YefM family antitoxin: MEAVSYSGFRKNLKHYLTQVNDDSTTLLVTNRDDAENTAVVMSKRDYDSLMETIRIMNNPYLMDKIRQGRKQIVDGKAKQHELLDNDD, encoded by the coding sequence ATGGAGGCTGTCTCATATTCTGGATTTAGAAAAAATCTTAAACATTATCTTACACAGGTTAATGATGATTCTACTACTTTACTAGTCACTAATCGTGATGATGCGGAAAATACTGCTGTAGTGATGTCTAAACGTGATTATGATAGTTTGATGGAAACTATTAGGATTATGAATAATCCATATTTAATGGACAAAATTAGACAGGGTCGTAAACAAATTGTTGACGGCAAGGCTAAGCAGCATGAACTGCTTGACAATGATGATTAA
- a CDS encoding PTS sugar transporter subunit IIC, with the protein MNRLVAWLENYVLPLANRLAQVRWLVALRDAFITVMPITIAGSLAVLIKSLIEAAKVNLGWKTFAFVMQPLVLISNVVWRGTFSLFALFFALTLGYQLAKNLEVSPLGGAVVSLASFTMSIASFVNLKVRGVNLTIHNAFDISQLSTTGTFTAIIFGSLGVVIYAFCLHERFMLHFSTTLPRAEQEAFDSLVPGIIAIFAVGLINFIFQSATGTYFGNWLLKTIQIPLVNMGQGFGMVLLVTLLVQIFWFFGINGISVLAPILDSIWLPAQNVNVTAARDGNVPPFLWVRGSFDVFAWFGGAGGTLMLIVAILLFSKRSDYRTIAKVALAPGIFNINEPIVLGLPVVLNPVYFIPFVLAPLVNVAFSYWVSIMGLVNPVQVAVPSIMPPLIGPFLACNYDWRAIVLSLIDMLIALAIWTPFVFAADKIADADKTPQFFTTQY; encoded by the coding sequence ATGAATCGCTTAGTTGCCTGGCTGGAAAATTATGTCTTACCGCTTGCTAACCGGCTGGCGCAGGTGCGCTGGCTAGTTGCGTTGCGGGATGCGTTCATCACCGTGATGCCAATCACGATTGCGGGGTCGCTTGCCGTCTTAATCAAGAGTTTGATTGAGGCTGCCAAGGTTAACCTCGGGTGGAAGACCTTCGCTTTTGTCATGCAGCCGCTGGTTTTGATCAGTAACGTTGTCTGGCGGGGGACTTTTTCGCTGTTTGCGCTGTTTTTTGCGCTGACTTTGGGTTATCAGCTGGCAAAAAATTTGGAGGTCAGTCCGCTGGGGGGCGCAGTGGTTTCACTTGCGTCCTTTACCATGAGTATTGCTAGTTTTGTTAATTTAAAAGTCCGCGGCGTTAATCTCACAATCCATAATGCGTTTGATATTTCCCAACTGTCAACAACCGGTACCTTTACCGCAATTATCTTTGGTTCCTTGGGCGTTGTAATTTATGCTTTCTGTCTGCATGAACGCTTCATGCTGCATTTTTCGACAACTTTGCCGCGGGCTGAACAGGAGGCCTTCGATTCGCTGGTTCCCGGAATCATTGCCATTTTTGCCGTAGGGCTGATCAATTTTATTTTTCAGTCGGCAACTGGCACCTACTTTGGCAATTGGCTGCTTAAAACAATTCAAATTCCGCTCGTTAATATGGGGCAGGGTTTTGGCATGGTCTTGCTGGTTACATTGCTGGTGCAGATCTTTTGGTTCTTTGGCATTAATGGAATTAGTGTGCTGGCCCCGATTCTAGATTCAATCTGGCTTCCGGCACAGAACGTCAATGTTACCGCGGCTCGTGACGGCAATGTGCCACCATTTTTGTGGGTCCGGGGCTCGTTTGACGTTTTTGCTTGGTTTGGCGGGGCGGGCGGTACCTTGATGTTGATTGTGGCTATCCTGCTCTTTTCTAAGAGAAGTGATTACCGGACAATTGCCAAGGTTGCGCTGGCTCCGGGGATTTTTAACATCAATGAACCGATTGTGCTGGGCTTGCCCGTTGTACTTAATCCGGTCTATTTCATTCCCTTTGTGCTGGCACCGCTGGTAAATGTTGCTTTTTCATACTGGGTCAGCATCATGGGCCTGGTTAATCCTGTCCAGGTAGCTGTTCCGTCGATCATGCCGCCATTAATTGGGCCGTTCTTGGCATGCAATTATGATTGGCGCGCGATTGTTCTTAGCTTGATTGATATGCTGATTGCATTGGCGATTTGGACACCGTTTGTGTTCGCGGCTGATAAAATTGCCGATGCGGACAAGACACCGCAATTTTTTACGACACAATACTAA
- a CDS encoding DEAD/DEAH box helicase — MYQEKVAETLTKEGITKPTMIQEQTYEAIKAGQNLVALAKTGTGKTLAYALPALENTMPGAKNSLVIIAPTTELAVQIRQAINPYIAALGLTGISLVGAGNRKRQEDTLKKRHPEVVVATPGRFFDLFSSNRIKTAEIKTLIIDEADDVLEFGKLELISALGQNLAVDAQILLFGATSSRITDEAEKMFARPFQLVDVRPQQQTTSKNYFLQVDNAHKIEFLQRLTQLDHFRGILFFDSNQAMMRFAGIFAHTKTQFTLLTSEFNKKRQQEALQAFKRGKSKLLIATDVAARGLDIPGLTYVINFDIPREVNTYLHRAGRTGRMGKIGYVVTLGDDHDLRDLKKLLAGKIALERVYFAGFKLTTKRPRVKKKQGERNITVTSESKTVKTRHRKRRNKNKGYHPHYLKKGKE, encoded by the coding sequence ATGTATCAAGAAAAAGTTGCAGAAACACTGACAAAAGAGGGCATTACTAAACCGACCATGATTCAGGAACAAACCTATGAGGCGATTAAGGCGGGGCAGAATCTGGTGGCATTGGCCAAGACTGGCACGGGCAAGACGCTAGCTTACGCGCTGCCGGCGCTGGAAAATACGATGCCGGGTGCCAAAAACAGCCTGGTAATTATCGCGCCCACGACCGAATTGGCAGTGCAGATCCGGCAGGCAATTAATCCTTATATTGCCGCCCTGGGCTTGACCGGGATCAGTTTGGTGGGTGCAGGCAACCGCAAGCGGCAGGAGGATACCCTGAAAAAGCGGCATCCGGAAGTTGTTGTGGCCACGCCAGGACGTTTTTTTGATTTATTTTCGAGCAACCGAATCAAGACTGCCGAAATCAAGACACTGATTATTGACGAGGCGGATGACGTTCTGGAGTTTGGTAAGCTGGAGCTGATCAGCGCGCTGGGGCAAAACCTGGCGGTTGATGCCCAGATTTTGCTCTTTGGGGCGACTTCTTCGCGAATAACGGACGAGGCGGAAAAAATGTTTGCGCGTCCGTTTCAATTGGTTGATGTGCGCCCGCAGCAGCAGACAACGAGTAAAAATTACTTTCTGCAGGTCGATAATGCGCATAAGATTGAATTTTTGCAGCGACTGACGCAGCTGGACCATTTCAGGGGGATTCTGTTTTTTGATTCCAACCAGGCAATGATGCGCTTTGCCGGGATTTTTGCTCATACCAAAACCCAGTTTACCCTGCTGACAAGCGAATTTAATAAAAAACGGCAGCAGGAAGCACTGCAGGCGTTTAAACGGGGCAAGAGCAAGCTGCTGATTGCTACCGATGTTGCGGCGCGCGGCCTGGATATTCCCGGGCTAACCTACGTGATCAACTTTGATATTCCCCGTGAAGTGAATACCTACCTTCATCGAGCTGGTCGCACGGGCCGGATGGGTAAAATCGGTTATGTTGTCACACTTGGTGATGACCATGATCTGCGTGACCTGAAAAAGCTGCTGGCCGGGAAAATTGCTCTGGAACGTGTCTATTTTGCGGGTTTCAAGCTGACGACCAAGCGGCCGCGGGTAAAGAAAAAGCAGGGTGAAAGGAACATTACGGTTACTAGCGAAAGTAAAACAGTTAAAACTAGACACCGAAAACGCCGCAATAAAAATAAGGGTTATCACCCGCACTATTTAAAGAAAGGAAAAGAATGA
- a CDS encoding GH25 family lysozyme, whose product MDRFHHKYTLPAILTLLVVVIAALLIGLLNLKKQTTLPLNTNASAVGIELNQDVDYVDLHKLQANGVSFVYLKSTQGRSYFDDNYLSYRDQILGTKLAFGTIISYSNESTPLEHYRYFTKMVGQDTGSLPIMLVPAVDSRSKSYLEQMGQFAQMLQQAGKQVIVAVNYKYRGYFAKSTKFISFANRRPDRVEYAFWRYTTNGRVKNIRGLENNVTMFSYNGTVTQYKQKYGQLTQ is encoded by the coding sequence ATGGATCGCTTTCATCACAAATATACGTTGCCGGCAATTTTAACGCTGCTGGTGGTGGTTATTGCCGCTCTCTTGATTGGGCTTTTAAATTTAAAAAAGCAGACTACTCTGCCGCTGAATACTAATGCCAGTGCGGTGGGGATCGAATTAAATCAAGATGTCGATTACGTCGACTTGCATAAGCTGCAGGCCAATGGTGTCTCATTTGTTTATCTTAAAAGCACCCAGGGGCGCTCTTATTTCGATGACAATTATTTGTCTTACCGGGACCAAATTTTGGGGACCAAGCTCGCCTTCGGGACAATCATCTCATATAGTAATGAGTCGACACCGCTGGAGCATTACCGTTATTTTACCAAAATGGTGGGGCAGGATACCGGCAGCCTGCCAATTATGCTTGTACCCGCAGTTGACAGCAGGTCCAAGAGCTATTTGGAGCAGATGGGGCAATTTGCCCAGATGCTGCAGCAAGCAGGCAAGCAGGTCATAGTGGCCGTGAATTATAAGTACCGCGGATATTTTGCTAAGTCAACCAAGTTTATTTCCTTTGCAAACAGGCGCCCCGACAGGGTGGAGTATGCTTTTTGGCGTTATACCACTAACGGTCGGGTTAAAAATATTAGAGGATTAGAGAATAACGTTACCATGTTTTCATATAACGGAACGGTAACGCAGTATAAACAGAAATATGGGCAGTTAACACAATAA
- the hpt gene encoding hypoxanthine phosphoribosyltransferase, whose amino-acid sequence MPKTDNINRIIDHKLFSEDDIHNMCVTLGKKLTEDYAGKKPLVVGALKGAIFFLTDLVREMDVEEEIDFMDVSSYGDGFESSGKVKLISDLVTNVKGRDVLIVEDIVDTGLTLKYMKDLLKKRGAKSVKCCVLLNKEANRTTDVKIEYYGSKVGNEFVVGYGLDFMNFFRNLRYIGVLKPEIIKQVNNK is encoded by the coding sequence ATGCCGAAAACCGATAACATTAACAGAATTATTGACCACAAACTATTTTCCGAAGATGACATTCACAACATGTGCGTCACTTTAGGCAAAAAGCTGACTGAAGATTACGCGGGCAAGAAGCCGCTTGTCGTTGGCGCACTGAAAGGTGCAATCTTTTTCCTAACCGATTTGGTCAGGGAAATGGACGTTGAGGAAGAAATTGATTTCATGGATGTTTCCAGCTACGGGGATGGCTTCGAATCATCGGGCAAGGTTAAACTGATTTCCGACCTAGTAACGAACGTCAAGGGTCGCGATGTTTTAATTGTTGAAGACATCGTTGATACCGGCTTGACCCTTAAATACATGAAAGATCTGCTCAAGAAGCGCGGTGCCAAAAGTGTTAAATGTTGCGTTTTGCTCAACAAGGAAGCCAACCGGACAACCGATGTTAAGATCGAATATTATGGTTCAAAAGTGGGCAATGAATTTGTGGTCGGCTACGGTCTGGACTTCATGAACTTTTTCCGCAATCTGCGCTACATTGGGGTTCTTAAACCCGAAATCATTAAGCAGGTTAATAACAAATAA
- a CDS encoding hemolysin family protein, whose amino-acid sequence MSTTQIITNLVATLVIFVFAAFFVAAEFALVQTRPSQLEDMINNGQGNQKKLKRALHMVHNLNEYLSTTQVGTTLVGVVLGWFSADTLAVLFERLFSLTALNHTVVRSLGALLGVILLTYLEVVVTEIVPKNIAIDMPVKMLLTLSGPLQIFHTLVYPFVWLLNSSSNGLLKIMGFKPADEENQVYSQSEIIKLSRNAVHGGSLDKYDLTYMQRAFELNDKIAKDIMVDRTRLAVINATDTVGQALKMYLEEGHSRLPVVRKNNKDDVVGYIYSYDIVQQSQVDKKVPITRIIRTIITVPESMPIQDVLHLMIKKHTPIVLVVDEYGGTSGIVTDKDIYEELFGTVKDEIDDVSDDYIIKDKNGNIRVSGKTTLYDFERYFRTNLKCFQDSDIITIGGYMMEHYPDLQKGETVELEGYAFTLDTIEQGFMRWFTVKAADKKAPVPVKEEK is encoded by the coding sequence TTGAGTACGACACAAATAATAACTAATTTGGTAGCAACATTAGTTATTTTTGTATTTGCAGCTTTTTTTGTAGCTGCTGAATTTGCCTTGGTGCAGACCCGTCCGAGTCAGTTGGAAGACATGATTAACAACGGGCAGGGCAACCAGAAAAAATTAAAGCGTGCCCTGCACATGGTGCACAACCTGAATGAATACTTGTCGACCACGCAGGTGGGAACCACGCTTGTCGGGGTCGTTTTGGGTTGGTTTTCTGCCGATACGCTGGCGGTCTTGTTTGAGCGCTTGTTCTCGTTGACAGCGTTGAATCATACCGTTGTGCGTTCACTAGGAGCACTGCTGGGCGTGATCCTCTTGACCTACTTGGAAGTGGTGGTCACAGAAATTGTTCCAAAAAATATTGCGATCGATATGCCGGTGAAAATGCTGCTGACACTGAGTGGGCCTCTGCAAATTTTTCATACTTTGGTTTATCCTTTTGTTTGGCTGCTGAATTCCAGTTCTAACGGTCTGTTAAAAATAATGGGCTTTAAGCCGGCAGATGAAGAAAATCAGGTTTATTCACAATCAGAGATTATTAAACTGTCACGCAACGCCGTTCATGGCGGCTCCCTTGATAAATACGATCTGACCTACATGCAGCGCGCATTTGAGCTGAATGACAAAATCGCTAAGGATATTATGGTTGACCGCACGCGGCTAGCGGTGATCAACGCAACCGATACGGTCGGCCAGGCGCTGAAGATGTACCTTGAAGAGGGTCACAGCCGGCTGCCGGTTGTCCGCAAAAACAACAAGGATGACGTTGTAGGTTACATCTATTCGTATGATATTGTTCAGCAGAGTCAGGTGGACAAGAAAGTGCCGATCACGCGGATTATTCGGACGATTATTACGGTGCCCGAGTCGATGCCGATCCAGGATGTCCTGCACCTGATGATTAAAAAGCACACACCGATTGTTTTGGTGGTCGATGAGTACGGCGGTACCAGCGGAATCGTGACCGATAAAGATATTTACGAAGAGTTGTTTGGTACTGTTAAGGACGAGATTGACGACGTTTCCGATGATTATATTATTAAGGACAAGAATGGCAATATCCGTGTGTCTGGGAAAACCACTCTGTATGATTTCGAACGTTATTTCCGCACAAACTTAAAGTGCTTTCAGGATAGTGATATTATTACCATCGGCGGCTACATGATGGAGCATTACCCTGACCTGCAAAAAGGGGAGACGGTCGAACTTGAAGGTTATGCCTTTACGCTTGACACGATTGAGCAGGGCTTTATGCGCTGGTTTACCGTCAAAGCTGCTGACAAAAAAGCACCGGTACCGGTAAAGGAAGAAAAGTAG
- a CDS encoding nitroreductase — MEFEELFKQERVTRKFSNKRVSEKILAGIIKEAQLSPSLLNSQPWRAYAATDQALAGLRKEFEEKTNAGETPHEDFAAMLSLDWDTFPSQNMAAMGASQAYFFRDKLDLFTEANNTMFNAPAVVFLTVPRKSPAWSVFDLGIFAQSIMLLALNRGLSIMPAHSMVSYPELVRKYVHIPESELVGMAIGIGYKDKGAEVNDPKFFPDRVPFEKIYQLSNK, encoded by the coding sequence ATGGAATTTGAAGAATTATTTAAACAAGAACGTGTAACACGTAAATTTTCTAATAAAAGGGTTAGTGAAAAAATTCTTGCCGGAATCATTAAGGAGGCGCAGCTGTCGCCGTCGCTCTTAAATTCGCAGCCGTGGCGTGCCTACGCGGCAACTGATCAGGCTTTAGCCGGTTTGCGCAAAGAGTTTGAGGAAAAGACGAATGCGGGTGAAACGCCGCATGAGGATTTTGCGGCAATGTTATCGCTTGATTGGGACACTTTTCCAAGTCAGAATATGGCAGCGATGGGCGCTTCGCAGGCATATTTCTTCCGTGATAAGCTGGATTTATTTACAGAGGCCAACAATACCATGTTTAATGCACCGGCAGTAGTGTTTTTGACGGTTCCGCGCAAGTCGCCGGCTTGGTCTGTGTTTGACTTAGGAATTTTTGCCCAAAGCATCATGCTGCTGGCCCTTAACCGCGGCTTGTCAATTATGCCGGCGCACTCAATGGTTTCTTACCCCGAGCTTGTTCGCAAATACGTGCACATTCCAGAAAGCGAATTGGTGGGGATGGCGATCGGTATCGGCTATAAGGATAAGGGCGCCGAGGTAAACGACCCGAAATTTTTCCCGGACCGGGTTCCGTTTGAAAAAATCTATCAATTGAGTAATAAATAA